In Ptychodera flava strain L36383 chromosome 21, AS_Pfla_20210202, whole genome shotgun sequence, a genomic segment contains:
- the LOC139121510 gene encoding telomere repeats-binding bouquet formation protein 2-like, which translates to MLNLFENKSAWFSDSVEKKKSDLWVRQGGKLADKGTADFLFSEDAKAEDTKRIYLSPAYNDDAVTVFHASYVDACLKVESMKKVALGEYFLPPPGLQDIIRQQITMKWEEKTPTTRNAPTQPSGGGTSQTAQGDSNQRSARTHQDVQASSTSQSTSASTTRSSDFIGTHLCYPIAQKDIPHVDDLPAVQGPLRDFLPGKNGCTVRYKK; encoded by the exons ATGTTAAATTTGTTCGAAAACAAAAGTGCTTGGTTTTCAGACAGCGTAGAAAAAAAGAAGAGTGATCTTTGGG TCAGGCAAGGAGGAAAACTTGCAGACAAAGGCACTGCTGACTTTCTGTTCAGTGAGGATGCCAAGGCAGAAGACACAAAAAG GATATATTTATCTCCAGCATATAATGACGATGCTGTCACAGTTTTCCATGCCAGTTACGTAGATGCATGCCTGAAAGTGGAGTCGATGAAGAAGGTAGCACTTGGGGAATATTTCCTACCTCCACCTGGCCTACAGGACA TTATCAGACAACAGATTACAATGAAATGGGAAGAAAAGACACCTACAACACGAAATGCACCAACTCAACCAAGTGGTGGTGGAACTTCACAAACTGCGCAAGGTGATAGTAATCAGCGGTCAGCCAGAACACATCAAGATGTACAGGCGTCATCTACATCACAAAG TACATCAGCAAGTACAACAAGGAGTTCAGACTTCATTGGAACTCATCTCTGTTATCCAATTGCACAGAAAG ATATTCCGCATGTCGATGATCTTCCTGCAGTCCAGGGTCCATTGAGAGACTTTTTGCCCGGCAAGAATGGATGTACAGTCAGATATAAAAAATAG
- the LOC139121512 gene encoding CST complex subunit CTC1-like yields MEEYLSKAKERGIGNTGAEKRWLSNLYTSLEESWHCRDSKEESLSNVALETVEKILKEYNGMEEEDISSHEIPITYNIISVKTLMQSHNLSCCSSLKISSKEQKRVVRETSVDGHKPLDRINCLLIGKLTATPRTNTPTEKDKCGDLYLEDGTGALLCQCLDIDVAWLDQYVIALEWNYIPSDPKQKGNSYLEISEMCPQGCEPSPKAKHGLPVVPSKLAQHILQHRDAYSIKLIDLHGAITALSPVHRIRDSVMFFVEITSKDSHANVCLVVKGAEFAHWHHFIQINEEYAFTNVSPTTLNKGSANSFLVYAFTRKSRLSKISREDCRITTLWELKEKFTIKKVQTSGSAVGGDAIDKDGCHGDQEPGPSKKEDDWSLPSSESQFDSYSRRTNEETLSSYQGTITKVTNAGAGIYELDDKIRLYICHQPCASKGRGMRVGAKVNIYSCHFKTFKQAPCLRMCCCTLSSVVIVKFSPLATPYQPFICQQSVFIHLLFFYHLNLVNYQWMVDAAEEMKEKFLPSHLSNSVLMGVQLSRQRVSSDRKTFGVFYNLLRIPSPSTQQLLLPQADRNIYREFMDPQHPCSVMESQSSSRANLFGIATIEKLKAVVKKKSSRAETWQVPESVSPHNTKALNEALYWKHQIYQPKDFKPTMLLVGYLEANSQTGHLQLVDQTGSIDCIIADHSGPLNKHTCTDECHYPTMGRDTPFHCPYVKTWCQGQLLRLDRYQIVTECFTISKFPSVQHVGDSVYIDKSHIRCYLQFSMSDAVSLHRKQNQHRKAEKRKLGDERAGTSDDKQGQCASDIAQSTDVVQLLVVAHKNSLHLSQVGRTQDNPSNLCCQIAVTFLDSTKVVQSDRTNLLQEVDTASQMLRGGNGLDVNIGIQGSTAGSVCDQQKGTDEVDQTQSCGATRTTNLNVKQVVLMLGQECIKWCNLLEVGHTYALIKPSSKDLSVFQAQLPTAALQRAVSITDCRTSVSVSADMIFMPAVCQSAFKQTDCSMLAKLPDQVFVMNADETQLRDRVSARLSCKQANKIQTVHDVMKSSSTSDTSHQVSVKCRVISRTFYTPDSKFRSIIVDDSDAEKVTSLGVSTLDNRAVRLLVGDLSSPDTLFIYLDLDRISYPLALLPGAIVTFRYLNKCTSRKSNIYCQYVANSSVTIEKLPSLGDAPVSNNDAVSHAADSSDNSDLSKLPRRYLCEYVQQRLCNTDRAHQVVSRIHAHIVMVQHISLRYSCAGCGDAFQGGQCRNKCNAVSSKSAVFQAKASFIIDDGTFEARVHCNSDQVASLLDLSTQQWQRLQEYIYQSGEAVHRHRGNEYSVESEHYGRISPAERMLQKLCTSQHVCRPIILYCKQFHQHSNPGFRSAQNSNEYQIRTCDVGERQYQTKFLPPISLFCISLESMDFKAVGKQLMSEVSS; encoded by the exons ATGGAAGAATATCTTAGCAAAGCCAAGGAAAGGGGCATCGGAAACACTGGTGCG GAGAAACGTTGGTTGAGTAACCTGTATACCAGTCTTGAAGAATCTTGGCATTGCAGAGATTCTAAAGAAGAGAGCCTTAGCAATGTGGCATTAGAAACGGTTGAAAAGATTCTCAAAG AGTACAATGGCATGGAAGAAGAGGATATCAGTAGCCATgaaattcctattacttacaacATCATATCCGTGAAGACTTTGATGCAATCACATAATTTGTCGTGCTGCTCCAGTCTCAAAATCTCATCAAAAGAACAGAAGAGAGTTGTCAGAGAGACTTCAGTGGACG GACACAAGCCACTGGATCGGATTAACTGTCTTTTGATTGGTAAACTCACAGCTACGCCGAGGACCAACACACCAACAGAGAAAGACAAATGTGGTGATCTGTATTTGGAAGATGGGACTGGAGCCCTCTTGTGTCAG TGTTTGGATATTGATGTGGCATGGTTAGATCAGTATGTCATAGCACTGGAGTGGAATTACATCCCATCTGATCCAAAACAGAAAG GGAACAGTTACCTGGAGATATCAGAAATGTGTCCACAAGGCTGTGAACCATCTCCAAAAGCGAAACATGGTTTACCAGTTGTTCCATCAAAACTAGCTCAGCATATTCTACAGCACAG GGATGCATACAGTATTAAGCTGATAGACCTCCATGGCGCAATCACTGCTCTCAGTCCTGTACACAG AATTCGGGATTCAGTGATGTTCTTTGTTGAGATCACATCTAAGGATTCACATGCCAATGTATGCCTGGTTGTCAAG ggtgCAGAGTTTGCTCACTGGCATCATTTTATACAAATAAATGAAGAATATGCATTTACAAATGTTTCACCAACAACGCTGAACAAG GGCAGTGCCAATTCTTTTCTAGTATATGCATTTACAAGAAAGTCACGGCTGTCCAAGATAAGTAGGGAAGACTGCAGGATCACCACTTTGTGG GAATTGAAAGAAAAGTTTACCATCAAGAAGGTGCAAACATCTGGATCAGCTGTGGGTGGTGATGCCATAGATAAAGATGGTTGCCATGGTGATCAGGAGCCTGGTCCCAGTAAGAAAGAAGATGATTGGAGTCTTCCATCTAGTGAGAGTCAGTTTGACTCCTACAGTAGACGCACCAATGAAGAAACATTGTCTTCATACCAA GGAACCATTACCAAGGTTACCAATGCTGGAGCAGGAATTTATGAACTGGATGACAAAATACG GTTGTACATCTGTCACCAGCCGTGTGCCAGCAAAGGCAGGGGGATGAGAGTGGGGGCAAAGGTCAATATATACAGCTGTCACTTCAAGACTTTCAAACAG GCACCTTGTCTTCGAATGTGTTGCTGTACCCTCAGTTCAGTTGTCATTGTCAAGTTCTCTCCCTTGGCAACGCCGTATCAG ccatttatttgtcaacagagTGTCTTCATACATCTTCTGTTCTTCTACCATCTGAATCTTGTCAACTACCAATGGATGGTTGATGCAGCTGAGGAGATGAAGGAGAAATTCCTACCAAGTCATTTGAG CAACAGTGTTTTGATGGGAGTGCAGCTATCAAGGCAGAGAGTGAG CTCGGATCGAAAGACATTTGGTGTGTTTTACAATTTACTTCGGATCCCATCACCGTCAACACAGCAACTTTTACTGCCACAAGCCGACCGGAATATTTACAGGGAGTTTATGGACCCCCAGCACCCTTGCTCGGTGATGGAATCTCAGTCAAGTTCAAGG GCAAACCTCTTTGGGATCGCAAccattgaaaaattaaaagctGTGGTAAAGAAGAAATCATCCAGGGCAGAGACGTGGCAGGTACCAGAGTCTGTATCACCACACAACACCAAAGCACTGAATGAAGCACTGTATTGGAAACATCAAATCTACCAACCTAAGGATTTCAAACCAACCATG TTGCTGGTTGGATATCTGGAAGCCAATAGCCAAACCGGTCATCTGCAATTGGTTGACCAAACAGGTAGTATAGACTGCATCATTGCCGATCACAGTGGACCTCTGAACAAGCACACCTGCACTGACGAGTGTCATTACCCAACTATGGGTCGCGACACACCATTTCATTGTCCATACGTCAAGACTTGGTGTCAAGGGCAACTGCTACGACTGGACAGATATCAGATCGTCACTGAATGTTTCACCATCAGCAAGTTCCCATCAGTGCAACATGTTGGAGATTCTGTGTATATCGATAAATCTCACATCAGGTGTTATCTGCAGTTTTCGATGTCAGATGCAGTGAGTTTACACAGGAAGCAAAACCAACACAGAAAGGCAGAAAAGAGAAAACTTGGAGACGAGAGAGCGGGAACATCTGATGACAAACAGGGACAGTGTGCATCAGATATTGCGCAATCAACTGACGTTGTCCAGTTGCTGGTTGTTGCTCACAAAAACTCGCTTCATCTGAGTCAGGTGGGCAGGACTCAAGACAACCCCTCAAAcctgtgttgtcaaatagctgTCACGTTTCTTGACTCTACCAAGGTAGTCCAGAGTGATAGGACAAACTTACTGCAGGAGGTTGACACAGCCAGTCAGATGCTCCGTGGGGGCAATGGCCTGGATGTGAATATAGGGATACAGGGTTCAACTGCCGGATCTGTTTGTGATCAACAAAAAGGAACTGATGAAGTTGATCAAACGCAGAGCTGTGGGGCAACCAGAACGACAAATCTCAATGTAAAACAAGTGGTTTTGATGTTAGGGCAGGAGTGTATTAAATGGTGCAATTTACTTGAAGTTGGGCACACCTATGCATTGATAAAGCCAAGTTCAAAG GACCTGTCAGTATTTCAAGCCCAGTTACCTACAGCAGCATTACAGAGAGCGGTGTCGATCACAGACTGCAGGACCAGTGTGTCTGTCTCAGCCGATATGATCTTTATGCCAGCAGTCTGCCAATCTGCATTCAAACAGACAGACTGCAGTATGCTTGCAAAGTTGCCAGACCAG GTCTTTGTCATGAATGCTGATGAAACACAATTACGCGACAGAGTGTCAGCTAGACTCAGCTGTAAGCAGGCAAACAAGATTCAAACAGTTCATGATGTCATGAAGTCAAG TTCCACATCGGACACATCTCATCAGGTATCTGTCAAGTGTAGGGTCATCTCCCGTACTTTCTACACTCCTGATAGTAAATTCAGAAGTATTATTGTTGATGATAGCGATGCTGAGAAAGTGACTTCTCTAG GTGTTTCCACCCTTGACAACAGAGCCGTCCGTTTATTGGTTGGCGACTTGTCGTCTCCAGACACTTTGTTCATCTACCTTGACTTGGACAGGATCTCATACCCACTGGCCTTGTTACCAGGTGCAATTGTAACTTTCAG ATATCTCAATAAATGTACATCAAGGAAATCTAACATTTACTGCCAGTATGTAGCCAACTCATCTGTGACAATAGAGAAGCTGCCATCATTGGGAGATGCACCTGTAAG TAATAATGATGCAGTGAGTCACGCAGCAGACAGCAGTGACAACAGTGATCTCAGCAAGCTACCACGGCGTTATCTGTGTGAGTACGTACAGCAGCGACTATGTAACACAGACAGAGCCCATCAAGTTGTATCACGGATACATGCCCACATTGTTATGGTGCAGCATATCAGTCTTCG GTATTCCTGTGCTGGATGTGGTGATGCGTTCCAAGGTGGACAATGCAGAAACAAGTGCAATGCTGTCTCTTCCAAATCTGCAGTATTTCAAGCCAAAGCAAG TTTTATCATTGATGATGGTACCTTTGAAGCACGTGTCCACTGTAATTCTGATCAGGTGGCATCGCTACTTGACCTTTCAACCCAGCAGTGGCAAAGGTTACAGGAGTACATCTACCAATCAGGAGAGGCTGTTCACAGGCATCGTGGCAATGAATACAGTGTC GAGAGTGAGCATTATGGAAGAATAAGTCCAGCAGAGAGGATGCTACAAAAACTCTGTACAAGCCAACATGTCTGCCGACCTATCATCTTGTACTGTAAACAGTTTCATCAGCATAGTAACCCTGGCTTCCGGTCTGCTCAGAACAGCAATG